From Xiphophorus couchianus chromosome 23, X_couchianus-1.0, whole genome shotgun sequence, one genomic window encodes:
- the LOC114138964 gene encoding protocadherin gamma-A12-like, translating into MVIFPSLVSFSFFLLHVAHLEQSYSFPEEMKRGSVIGNIAKDLGLQTGALSTRRARIDTEESDKRYCDINVRNGALMVTERIDREGLCGKKASCILKQELVLEDPLELHRISLHIQDINDNSPVFKDVKIDLEITESAVRGARFLIEEAHDADVGQNSVQQYSLEKNENFILAANGNTVELVLDKELDREKQKEINLLLTALDGGSPQRSGTVVIHVTVLDANDNAPVFSQAVYEASLPENSPIGTVVITVSATDADEGVNGDVTYEFGHVTDEVMKIFSIDSKKGEICVMDTVDYEVTTSYEIRIKAKDGLGLSSYSEVIISITDVNDNAPVVSLKSLTNPIPEDTPSGTEVGIINVQDRDSENNRQVRCSIQENVPFKLVPSIKNYYSLVTTGQLDRELVSDYNITIFATDEGSPPLSSSKTIHLSVADINDNPPVFEEQSYSAYVSENNKPGSSLCTVSARDPDWRQNGTVIYSLLPGEVNGASVSSYLSVNGDTGVIHAVRSFDYEQFRSFKVQVMARDNGSPPLSSNVTVSVFISDVNDNSPQILYPAPEGSSFMTELVPKAAHGGSLVSKVIAVDADSGQNAWLSYHIVKATDPGLFSIDLHSGEIRTQRDISESDSMKQNLIVAVKDNGQPSLSATCSMYLLISDNLAEVPELKDISFDEKNSKLTFYLIIALVSVSTFFLTFIIIILGVRFCRRRKPRLLFDGAVAIPGAYLPPNYADVDGTGTLRSTYNYDAYLTTGSRTSDFKFVSSYNDNTLPADQTLKKSPTDFADVFGVCDDSPEV; encoded by the coding sequence ATGGTAATCTTTCCGTCGCTGGttagcttctctttttttcttctgcacgTCGCGCATTTAGAACAGAGTTATTCCTTTCCAGAGGAGATGAAACGAGGATCAGTTATTGGAAATATCGCGAAGGATCTCGGGCTGCAGACAGGAGCGCTGTCCACCAGAAGAGCCCGCATTGACACCGAGGAGAGTGATAAACGTTACTGTGACATCAACGTGAGAAACGGAGCGCTGATGGTGACCGAGAGGATTGATCGTGAAGGCCTTTGTGGCAAAAAGGCTTCATGTATCTTAAAACAGGAGCTCGTTTTGGAAGATCCTCTGGAGCTGCATCGGATCAGCCTTCATATTCAAGATATTAATGATAACTCACCAGTATTTAAGGACGTAAAAATAGACTTAGAAATTACAGAATCGGCAGTAAGAGGAGCTCGCTTTTTAATCGAGGAGGCTCACGATGCGGATGTAGGACAAAATTCAGTTCAGCAGTATAGCCTAGAAAAGAACGAAAATTTTATTCTGGCTGCGAATGGAAACACAGTGGAGCTTGTTTTAGATAAGGAGCTTGAtcgagaaaaacaaaaggaaattaatttacTCCTTACAGCTTTAGATGGCGGATCGCCTCAGAGATCAGGTACAGTGGTCATACATGTAACTGTACTGGATGCTAATGATAACGCCCCAGTGTTTAGCCAGGCCGTTTATGAAGCCAGTCTGCCTGAAAACTCTCCTATTGGTACTGTAGTGATAACAGTGAGTGCAACTGATGCAGATGAGGGAGTGAATGGAGATGTGACCTATGAATTTGGACATGTTactgatgaagtgatgaaaataTTCAGCATTGATAGTAAGAAAGGGGAAATATGTGTAATGGATACTGTAGACTATGAAGTTACAACATCATATGAAATACGTATTAAAGCAAAAGATGGTCTGGGGTTGTCATCTTATTCTGAGGTCATTATTTCTATTACTGATGTGAATGACAACGCCCCTGTAGTTAGTCTGAAATCACTGACCAATCCCATACCAGAAGACACTCCATCTGGGACAGAGGTGGGCATCATTAATGTACAGGACAGAGACTCTGAGAATAACCGACAGGTTCGCTGCTCCATCCAGGAAAATGTCCCTTTTAAGTTGGTTCCTTCTATTAAAAACTATTATTCTCTAGTGACCACAGGACAACTGGACCGTGAACTAGTATCTGATTACAACATTACAATATTTGCCACTGATGAGGGCTCTCCTCCTCTGTCCTCCTCTAAAACTATTCATTTATCTGTAGCTGACATCAATGACAACCCACCTGTGTTTGAGGAACAGTCCTACAGCGCATATGTGAGTGAAAATAACAAACCTGGCTCCTCTTTATGTACTGTTTCTGCTCGAGATCCTGACTGGAGACAAAATGGTACAGTGATTTATTCTCTGTTACCTGGTGAGGTGAACGGTGCCTCGGTGTCCTCCTATCTATCTGTTAATGGAGACACAGGAGTGATCCACGCTGTGAGGTCATTTGATTATGAACAGTTCAGGAGTTTTAAAGTCCAAGTGATGGCCAGAGACAATGGTTCTCCTCCTCTCAGCAGCAACGTGACTGTCAGTGTGTTCATATCTGATGTGAATGACAACTCTCCTCAGATATTGTACCCAGCACCAGAGGGCAGCTCCTTCATGACTGAGTTGGTCCCCAAAGCTGCACATGGAGGGTCTCTGGTGTCCAAAGTGATAGCAGTGGACGCAGACTCTGGACAGAACGCCTGGCTGTCCTATCATATAGTCAAAGCCACAGATCCTGGACTTTTCAGTATTGATCTACACAGTGGAGAAATCAGGACACAGCGAGACATTTCAGAATCTGACAGCATGAAACAGAACCTGATTGTTGCAGTGAAAGATAATGGACAGCCCTCTCTGTCTGCCACCTGTTCAATGTATTTACTTATTTCTGATAACTTGGCGGAAGTTCctgaactgaaagacatttcttTTGATGAGAAGAACTCCAAGTTGACCTTTTATCTGATCATCGCGCTGGTTTCTGTGTCCACCTTCTTTCtgaccttcatcatcatcatcctgggTGTGAGGTTTTGTCGtaggagaaagcccagactgttgTTTGATGGAGCAGTAGCCATACCAGGAGCTTATCTTCCTCCAAATTACGCAGATGTTGACGGTACAGGAACTTTACGCAGCACCTATAATTATGATGCCTACCTGACAACAGGATCCAGAACCAGTGACTTTAAGTTTGTATCATCTTACAATGACAACACACTGCCTGCTGACCAGACTCTGAAGAAAAGTCCAACAgattttgctgatgtttttggAGTCTGTGATGATTCCCCAGAGGTATGA
- the LOC114138965 gene encoding protocadherin gamma-A12-like produces MVIFPSLVSFSFFLLHVAHGEQSYSFPEEMKRGSVIGNIAKDLGLQTGALSTRRARIDTEESDKRYCDINVRNGALMVTERIDREGLCGKKASCILKQELVLEDPLELHRISLHIQDINDNSPVFKDVKIDLEIQESADRGARFLIEEAHDADVGQNSVQQYSLEKNENFILAVNGNTVELVLDKELDREKQKEINLLLSALDGGSPQRSGTVVIHVTVLDANDNAPVFSQAVYKASLPENSPIGTVVITVSATDADEGVNGDVTYEFGHVSDEVMKIFRIDSKAGEISVMDTVDYEVTTSYEIRIKAKDGFGLSSYSEVIISITDVNDNAPVVSLKSLTNPIPEDTPSGTEVGIINVQDRDSENNRQVRCSIQENVPFKMVPSIKNYYSLVTKGQLDRELVSDYNITIFATDEGSPSLSSSKTIHLSVADINDNPPVFEEQSYSAYVSENNKPGSSLCTVSAQDPDWRQNGTVIYSLLPGEVNGASVSSYLSVNGDTGVIHAVRSFDYEQFRSFKVQVMARDNGSPPLSSNVTVSVFISDVNDNSPQILYPAPEGSSFMTELVPKAAHGGSLVSKVIAVDADSGQNAWLSYHIVKATDPGLFSIDLHSGEIRTQRDISESDSMKQNLIVAVKDNGQPSLSATCSMFLLISDNLAEVPELKDISFDEKNSKMTSYLIIALVSVSTFFLTFIIIILGVRFCRRRKPRLLFDGAVAIPGAYLPPNYADVDCTGTLRSTYNYDAYLTTGSRTSDFKFVSSYNDNTLPADQTLKKSPTDFADVFGVCDDSPEV; encoded by the coding sequence ATGGTAATCTTTCCGTCGCTGGttagcttctctttttttcttctgcacgTCGCGCATGGAGAACAGAGTTATTCCTTTCCAGAGGAGATGAAACGAGGATCAGTTATTGGAAATATCGCGAAGGATCTCGGGCTGCAGACAGGAGCGCTGTCCACCAGAAGAGCCCGCATTGACACCGAGGAGAGTGATAAACGTTACTGTGACATCAACGTGAGAAACGGAGCGCTGATGGTGACCGAGAGGATTGATCGTGAAGGCCTTTGTGGCAAAAAGGCTTCATGCATCTTAAAACAAGAGCTCGTTTTAGAAGATCCTCTGGAGCTGCATCGGATCAGCCTTCATATTCAAGATATTAATGATAACTCACCAGTATTTAAGGACGTAAAAATAGACTTAGAAATTCAGGAATCGGCAGACAGAGGAGCTCGCTTTTTAATCGAGGAGGCTCACGATGCGGATGTAGGACAAAATTCAGTTCAGCAGTATAGCCTAGAAAAGAACGAAAATTTCATTCTGGCTGTGAATGGAAACACAGTGGAGCTTGTTTTAGATAAGGAGCTTGAtcgagaaaaacaaaaggaaattaatttacTCCTTTCAGCTTTAGATGGCGGATCTCCTCAGAGATCAGGTACAGTGGTCATACATGTAACTGTACTGGATGCTAATGATAACGCCCCAGTGTTTAGCCAGGCCGTTTATAAAGCCAGTCTGCCTGAAAACTCTCCTATTGGTACTGTAGTGATAACAGTGAGTGCAACTGATGCAGATGAGGGAGTGAATGGAGATGTGACCTATGAATTTGGACATGTttctgatgaagtgatgaaaatattcagaattgATAGTAAAGCAGGGGAAATATCTGTAATGGATACTGTAGACTATGAAGTTACAACATCATATGAAATACGTATTAAAGCAAAAGATGGTTTTGGGTTGTCATCTTATTCTGAGGTCATTATTTCTATCACTGATGTGAATGACAACGCCCCTGTAGTTAGTCTGAAATCACTGACCAATCCCATACCAGAAGACACTCCATCTGGTACAGAGGTGGGCATCATTAATGTACAGGACAGAGACTCTGAGAATAACCGACAGGTTCGCTGCTCCATCCAGGAAAATGTCCCTTTTAAGATGGTTCCTTCTATTAAAAACTATTATTCTCTGGTGACCAAAGGACAACTGGACCGTGAACTAGTATCTGATTACAACATTACAATCTTTGCCACTGATGAGGGCTCTCCTTCTCTATCCTCCTCTAAAACTATTCATTTATCTGTAGCTGATATCAATGACAACCCACCTGTGTTTGAGGAACAGTCCTACAGCGCATATGTGAGTGAAAATAACAAACCTGGCTCCTCTTTATGTACTGTTTCTGCTCAAGATCCTGACTGGAGACAAAACGGTACAGTGATTTATTCTCTGTTACCTGGTGAGGTGAACGGTGCCTCGGTGTCCTCATATCTATCTGTTAATGGAGACACAGGAGTGATCCACGCTGTGAGGTCATTTGATTATGAACAGTTCAGGAGTTTCAAAGTCCAAGTGATGGCCAGAGACAATGGTTCTCCTCCTCTCAGCAGCAACGTGACTGTCAGTGTGTTCATATCAGATGTGAATGACAACTCTCCTCAGATATTGTACCCAGCACCAGAGGGCAGCTCCTTCATGACTGAGTTGGTCCCCAAAGCTGCACATGGAGGGTCTCTGGTGTCCAAAGTGATAGCAGTGGACGCAGACTCTGGACAGAACGCCTGGCTGTCCTATCATATAGTCAAAGCCACAGATCCTGGACTTTTCAGTATTGATCTACACAGTGGAGAGATCAGGACACAGCGAGACATTTCAGAATCTGACAGCATGAAACAGAACCTGATTGTTGCAGTGAAAGATAATGGACAGCCCTCTCTGTCTGCCACCTGTTcaatgtttttacttatttctgaTAACTTGGCTGAAGTGCcagaactgaaagacatttcttTTGATGAGAAGAACTCCAAGATGACTTCTTATCTGATCATCGCGCTGGTTTCTGTATCCACCTTCTTTCtgaccttcatcatcatcattctgGGTGTGAGGTTTTGTCGcaggagaaagcccagactgttgTTTGATGGAGCAGTAGCCATCCCAGGAGCTTATCTTCCTCCAAATTACGCAGATGTTGACTGTACAGGAACTTTACGCAGCACCTATAATTATGATGCCTACCTGACAACAGGATCCAGAACCAGTGACTTTAAGTTTGTATCATCCTACAATGACAACACACTGCCTGCTGACCAGACTCTGAAGAAAAGTCCAACAgattttgctgatgtttttggCGTCTGTGATGATTCCCCAGAGGTATGA
- the LOC114138961 gene encoding protocadherin gamma-A12-like: MDFHKMFFLSWSCCAFFLLNVAHGDMSYSFPEEMKRGSVVGNIAKDLGLQTGALSTRRARIDTEESDKRYCDINLKSGELIVAERIDREELCSEKASCILKQELVLENPLELHRISLHIQDINDNSPQFKDDLITSEIHESAVRGARFVIEEAHDADVGQNSVQQYSLEKNENFILAANGNTVELVLDKELDREKQKEINLLLTALDGGSPQRSGTVVIHVTVLDANDNAPVFSQAVYKASLPENSPIGTVVITVSATDADEGVNGDVTYDFGHVTNEVMKIFNIDSKKGEICLGAAIDHEVSTSYEMRIKAKDGFGLSSYAKVIISITDVNDNAPVVSLKSLTNPIPEDTPSGTEVGIINVQDRDSENNRQVRCSIQENVPFKLVPSIKNYYSLVTTGQLDRELVSDYNITITATDEGSPPLSSSKTIQLSVADINDNPPVFEEQSYSAYVSENNKPGSSLCTVSARDPDWRQNGTVIYSLLPGEVNSASVSSYLSVNGDTGVIHAVRSFDYEQFRSFKVQVMARDNGSPPLSSNVTVSVFISDVNDNSPQILYPAPEGSSFMTELVPKAAHGGSLVSKVIAVDADSGQNAWLSYHIVKATDSGLFGIDLHSGEIRTQRDISESDSMKQNLIVAVKDNGQPSLSATCSMYLLISDNLAEVPELKDISFDEKNSKMTSYLIIALVSVSTFFLTFIIIILGVRFCRRRKPRLLFDGAVAVPGPYFPPNYADIDPTGTLRSTSNYDAYLTTGSRTSDFKFVSSYNDNTLPADQTLKKSPTEFAIIFGDSDDSLEV, from the coding sequence ATGGatttccacaaaatgttttttttgtcgtGGAGCTGCTGCGCATTTTTTCTGCTGAACGTCGCGCATGGAGACATGAGCTATTCTTTCCCGGAGGAGATGAAACGAGGATCAGTTGTTGGAAATATCGCCAAGGATCTCGGGTTGCAGACAGGAGCGCTGTCCACCAGAAGAGCCCGCATTGACACCGAAGAAAGTGATAAACGTTACTGTGACATAAACCTGAAGAGCGGCGAGCTGATTGTGGCGGAGAGGATTGACCGAGAGGAGCTTTGTAGCGAAAAGGCTTCGTGCATCTTAAAACAAGAGCTCGTTTTGGAAAATCCTCTGGAGCTGCATCGGATCAGCCTTCATATTCAAGATATAAATGATAACTCGCCACAGTTTAAGGATGACTTAATAACGTCAGAAATTCATGAATCGGCAGTAAGAGGAGCTCGCTTTGTGATAGAGGAGGCTCACGATGCGGATGTAGGACAAAATTCAGTTCAGCAGTATAGCCTTGAAAAGAACGAAAATTTCATTCTGGCtgctaatggaaacacagtggAGCTTGTTTTGGATAAAGAACTTGAtcgagaaaaacaaaaggaaattaatttacTCCTTACAGCTTTAGATGGCGGATCTCCTCAGAGATCAGGTACAGTGGTCATACATGTAACTGTACTGGATGCTAATGATAACGCCCCAGTGTTTAGCCAGGCCGTTTATAAAGCCAGTCTGCCTGAAAACTCTCCTATTGGTACCGTAGTGATAACAGTGAGTGCAACTGATGCAGATGAGGGAGTGAATGGAGATGTGACCTATGATTTTGGACATGTTACCAATGaagtaatgaaaatatttaacattgaTAGTAAAAAAGGTGAAATTTGCTTAGGTGCTGCCATTGACCATGAAGTTTCAACATCTTATGAGATGCGTATTAAAGCAAAAGATGGTTTTGGACTTTCATCCTATGCTAAAGTTATCATTTCTATCACTGATGTGAATGACAACGCCCCTGTAGTTAGTCTGAAATCACTGACCAATCCCATACCAGAAGACACTCCATCTGGTACAGAGGTGGGCATCATTAATGTACAGGACAGAGACTCTGAGAATAACCGACAGGTTCGCTGCTCCATCCAGGAAAATGTCCCTTTTAAGTTGGTTCCTTCTATTAAAAACTATTATTCTCTGGTGACCACAGGACAACTGGACCGTGAACTAGTATCTGATTACAACATTACAATCACTGCCACTGATGAAggctctcctcctctgtcttccTCTAAAACTATTCAGTTATCTGTAGCTGATATCAATGACAACCCACCTGTGTTTGAGGAACAGTCCTACAGCGCATATGTGAGTGAAAATAACAAACCTGGCTCCTCTTTATGTACTGTTTCTGCTCGAGATCCTGACTGGAGACAAAACGGTACAGTGATTTATTCTCTGTTACCCGGTGAGGTGAACAGTGCCTCGGTGTCCTCCTATCTATCTGTTAATGGAGACACAGGAGTGATCCACGCTGTGAGGTCATTTGATTATGAACAGTTCAGGAGTTTCAAAGTCCAAGTGATGGCCAGAGACAATGGTTCTCCTCCTCTCAGCAGCAACGTGACTGTCAGTGTGTTCATATCTGATGTGAATGACAACTCTCCTCAGATATTATATCCAGCACCAGAGGGCAGCTCCTTCATGACTGAGTTGGTCCCCAAAGCTGCACATGGAGGGTCTCTGGTGTCCAAAGTGATAGCAGTGGACGCAGACTCTGGACAGAACGCCTGGCTGTCCTATCATATAGTCAAAGCCACAGATTCTGGACTTTTCGGTATTGATCTACACAGTGGAGAAATCAGGACACAGCGGGACATTTCAGAGTCTGACAGCATGAAACAGAACCTGATTGTTGCAGTGAAAGATAATGGACAGCCCTCTCTGTCTGCCACCTGTTCAATGTATTTACTTATTTCTGATAACTTAGCTGAAGTACcagaactgaaagacatttcttTTGATGAGAAGAACTCCAAGATGACCTCTTATCTAATCATCGCGCTGGTTTCTGTGTCCACCTTCTTTCTGACCTTCATCATAATCATCCTGGGTGTGAGGTTTTGTCGcaggagaaagcccagactgttgTTTGATGGAGCAGTTGCAGTTCCTGGGCCTTATTTCCCTCCTAATTATGCAGACATTGACCCCACTGGGACCTTGCGCAGCACTTCCAATTATGATGCCTACCTGACAACAGGATCCAGAACCAGTGACTTTAAATTTGTATCATCTTACAATGACAACACACTGCCTGCTGACCAGACTCTGAAGAAAAGTCCAACAGAGTTTGCCATTATTTTTGGAGATAGTGACGATTCTCTAGAGGTATGA
- the LOC114138962 gene encoding protocadherin gamma-A12-like, with amino-acid sequence MDLNIFVLLSWSCSFFLLQIAHGDMSYSFPEEMKRGSVIGNIAKDLGLQTGALSTRRARIDTEESDKRYCDINLKSGELIVAERIDREELCGEKASCMLKQELVLENPLELHRISLNVQDVNDNSPQFDEELNNLEIHELAVRGARFVIEEAHDADVGQNSVQQYSLEKNENFILAANGNTVELVLDKELDREKQKEINLLLSALDGGSPQRSGTVVIHVTVLDANDNAPVFSQAVYKASLPENSPIGTVVIIVSATDADEGVNGDVTYDFAHINEDVKKKFTIDRKVGEICVIDTVDYEVTTSYEIRVKAKDGLGKSSYAKVIISITDVNDNAPVFSLKSLTNPIPEDTPSGTEVGIINVQDRDSENNRQVRCSIQENVPFKLVPSIKNYYSLVTTGQLDRELVSDYNITIIATDEGSPPLSSSKTIHLSVADINDNPPVFEEQSYSAFVSENNKPGSSLCTVSARDPDWRQNGTVIYSLLPGEVNGASVSSYLSVNGDTGVIHAVRSFDYEQFRSFKVQVMARDNGSPPLSSNVTVSVFISDVNDNSPQILYPAPEGSSFMTELVPKAAHGGSLVSKVIAVDADSGQNAWLSYHIVKATDSGLFSIDLHSGEIRTQRDISESDSMKQNLIVAVKDNGQPSLSATCSMFLLISDNLAEVPELKDISFDEKNSKLTSYLIIALVSVSTFFLTFIIIILGVRFCRRRKPRLLFDGAVAIPGAYLPPNYGDVDCTGTLRSTYNYDAYLTTGSRTSDFKFVSSYNDNTLPADQTLKKSLSDFTEAFGELEGFSEV; translated from the coding sequence atggatttgaACATATTTGTCCTTCTGTCGTGGAGCTGCTCgttttttctgctgcaaatTGCGCATGGAGACATGAGCTATTCTTTCCCGGAGGAGATGAAACGAGGATCAGTTATTGGAAATATCGCCAAGGATCTCGGGCTGCAGACAGGAGCGCTGTCCACCAGAAGAGCCCGCATTGACACCGAGGAGAGTGATAAACGTTACTGTGACATAAACCTGAAGAGCGGCGAGCTGATTGTGGCGGAGAGGATTGACCGAGAGGAGCTTTGTGGCGAAAAGGCTTCGTGTATGTTAAAACAAGAGCTCGTTTTGGAGAATCCTCTAGAGCTGCATCGGATCAGTCTGAATGTTCAAGATGTTAATGATAACTCTCCGCAGTTTGATGAGGAATTAAACAACCTAGAAATTCATGAGCTAGCAGTAAGAGGAGCTCGCTTTGTAATAGAGGAGGCTCACGATGCGGATGTAGGACAAAATTCAGTTCAGCAGTATAGCCTAGAAAAGAACGAAAATTTCATTCTGGCTGCGAATGGAAACACAGTGGAGCTTGTTTTAGATAAGGAGCTTGAtcgagaaaaacagaaagaaattaatttactCCTTTCAGCTTTAGATGGCGGATCGCCTCAGAGATCAGGTACAGTGGTCATACATGTAACTGTACTGGATGCTAATGATAACGCCCCAGTGTTTAGCCAGGCCGTTTATAAAGCCAGTCTGCCTGAAAACTCTCCTATTGGTACTGTAGTGATAATAGTGAGCGCAACTGATGCAGATGAGGGAGTGAATGGAGATGTGACCTATGATTTTGCACACATTAATGAGgatgttaaaaagaaattcacaaTTGATCGCAAAGTTGGGGAAATATGTGTAATAGATACTGTAGACTATGAAGTTACAACATCATATGAAATACGTGTAAAAGCAAAGGATGGTCTGGGGAAGTCATCTTATGCTAAGGTTATCATTTCTATCACTGATGTGAATGACAACGCCCCTGTATTCAGTCTGAAATCACTGACCAATCCCATACCAGAAGACACTCCATCTGGGACAGAGGTGGGCATCATTAATGTACAGGACAGAGACTCTGAGAATAACCGACAGGTTCGCTGCTCCATCCAGGAAAATGTCCCTTTTAAGTTGGTTCCTTCTATTAAAAACTATTATTCTCTGGTGACCACAGGACAACTGGACCGTGAATTAGTATCTGATTACAACATTACAATCATTGCCACTGATGAGGGCTCTCCACCTCTGTCCTCCTCTAAAACTATTCATTTATCTGTAGCTGACATCAATGACAACCCACCTGTGTTTGAGGAACAGTCCTACAGCGCATTTGTGAGTGAAAATAACAAACCTGGCTCCTCTTTATGTACTGTTTCTGCTCGAGATCCTGACTGGAGACAAAACGGTACAGTGATTTATTCTCTGTTACCTGGTGAGGTGAACGGTGCCTCGGTGTCCTCCTATCTATCTGTTAATGGAGACACAGGAGTGATCCACGCTGTGAGGTCATTTGATTATGAACAGTTCAGGAGTTTCAAAGTCCAAGTGATGGCCAGAGACAATGGTTCTCCTCCTCTCAGCAGCAACGTGACTGTCAGTGTGTTCATATCAGATGTGAATGACAACTCTCCTCAGATATTGTACCCAGCACCAGAGGGCAGCTCCTTCATGACTGAGTTGGTCCCTAAAGCTGCACATGGAGGGTCTCTGGTGTCCAAAGTGATAGCAGTGGACGCAGACTCTGGACAGAACGCCTGGCTGTCCTATCATATAGTCAAAGCCACAGATTCTGGACTTTTCAGTATTGATCTACACAGTGGAGAAATCAGGACACAGCGGGACATTTCAGAATCTGACAGCATGAAACAGAACCTGATTGTTGCAGTGAAAGATAATGGACAGCCCTCTCTGTCTGCCACCTGTTcaatgtttttacttatttctgaTAACTTGGCTGAAGTGCcagaactgaaagacatttcttTTGATGAGAAGAACTCCAAGTTGACTTCTTATCTGATAATTGCGCTGGTTTCTGTGTCCACCTTCTTTCtgaccttcatcatcatcatcctgggTGTGAGGTTTTGTCGtaggagaaagcccagactgttgTTTGATGGAGCAGTAGCCATCCCAGGAGCTTATCTTCCTCCTAATTATGGAGATGTTGACTGTACAGGAACTTTACGCAGCACCTATAATTATGATGCCTACCTGACAACAGGATCTAGAACCAGTGACTTTAAGTTTGTATCATCTTATAATGACAACACACTGCCTGCTGACCAGACTCTGAAGAAAAGTTTGAGTGATTTTACTGAGGCTTTTGGAGAACTGGAAGGATTCTCAGAGGTATGA